The genomic region TCATTATTAATTATGGGTATTTAATAATATTTGATAGTTCAACAGGGTTATTGTATTTTTTGATCAATGCTCTCTGTTTTTCGATTTCCTGTCTTTTATTGTCTTTTGTAATTTTGGTACCGTCATTTAAAAAAACAGCTTCATACTTATTAAAATCGACAGAGCCGTTATTGATGAAAATCAAAGGATCATAATAGTAATCTGTTTTTAATTTTTTATACCGGGCTTCATCAACTAAAATGGCCTGTTTAAAGGGGTACTGAAAGAAATCGATTTTTTGGGTTATGCTATATGATTCTGTTTTGATTAATTTAAAATGATAATTTTTTTCAGTGTCATATACCTCAAATATGAGTCCCGGTAATCCTCTGAATTTATATGGCCCTTCCGTTATCGGCGATTCAGGATAAAACCATGCAATCCATTCTCTTCCGCCCCATGTGCAGGTGGCCTGCTGCAATTCAAAATCGTCAGTTTTTTTCAAAATTTTGGATAGTGTCCACACTTGTCTGGGCTGGGTCTCACGTTTGATCACATCATTTCCTAAAAATTCATATTCAGTAAAATTTCCGGAATCATTATCCATTGTTAAAAGGTTTGTGAGCTTAGGAACGGATGATAAATTATTATTTGCTTTGTTTAAAGAATCCGAAACATAAAAATCTCTGTTATAATAAATTTTTTCAGTTTTATTCAGATCTGCATGATAAAATTCTTTTGTAAGAACAGTATCCTGGACTGTTTTCCTGTATTTTACCTCATAGATTACCCTTTTTGTCTGAGAATAAAGACCCGAAAATACGATCAGTGAAAGAAAAACAGATAAGTTTTTCATAAATTATAAATTATTGCTTTCTATTAAATCCGGAACAAAGCTTTCCAAATACTTCCGCTCCAAATTATCAGGATACTGGTACTGGTTAATATAAAAATTAGGAGTAAAAAACAGTCCTTTCTCAAAATTCTCATCTGAAATTTTCAGCAGATCCCGAAAGACAGTTTCCGGGTCATTTACTTTAACACTGTACTTTTCCAGCCATTTATTTATATTTTTTTCATGATACCATGATGATAGGGCATCTAAAAATGCTTTGTCTCCTTTGGTGATGTAAATATGATATAATTGAATGAAAAATTCTTTGGTAGAAGCGTCCGGTCTACCGGAAAAATT from Chryseobacterium shigense harbors:
- a CDS encoding GLPGLI family protein, producing MKNLSVFLSLIVFSGLYSQTKRVIYEVKYRKTVQDTVLTKEFYHADLNKTEKIYYNRDFYVSDSLNKANNNLSSVPKLTNLLTMDNDSGNFTEYEFLGNDVIKRETQPRQVWTLSKILKKTDDFELQQATCTWGGREWIAWFYPESPITEGPYKFRGLPGLIFEVYDTEKNYHFKLIKTESYSITQKIDFFQYPFKQAILVDEARYKKLKTDYYYDPLIFINNGSVDFNKYEAVFLNDGTKITKDNKRQEIEKQRALIKKYNNPVELSNIIKYP